Part of the Rhinoderma darwinii isolate aRhiDar2 chromosome 2, aRhiDar2.hap1, whole genome shotgun sequence genome, caaacgcgatgtgaatggggcctaagtagcAATCGAATTAACTGTATGGGCAACGTGAGCCGCCTGTATGGACGAATCCCGTACTTTGATTTCTATGTACACAGCTCATTGGTAGAAGCAGCTGTATTgccaagcgcctgtctagtaacacACAAACCCATATGAAGCCATATTTTTATGCAAAATAAGTTGGAAAGTTATTTCACATATAATCCCTACAATGAGGGGTTATATATCAAAACTGCTGCAAAGGAAAAGTAAAGTAGTtgctcatggcaaccaatcaggttgctgctttcatttgtcAAAAGACTTCTTaaaaatgagaggtggaatctgattggttgccatgggcaactactccgcTTTTCCTTTGTATCAGTTTAACTATAACTCCTCCATTGAATGCTAATACTATAGAACCCATCCGTAGTTAATATACAGTATCACTTGGACATATAGACGGGCTGGTTTGTATACGCCAATCGTTTGATCACATGCTGCTTATGAACACTTTTTTGTTTTCCCTGTGGCAGGGTTTTAGACAGACCGTTCTTTTGAACTGTGGTTATTGATGTGATAACCAACTTCCTTCGCTAGTGTCACAGCTGTAGGGGGTGCATAGGTTGCAGTCAAACCTGGTGTCTCGGAGAGCCCAAAGTCATACATTTAAAATTTGCTATTGCTGATTTTTCTGCGGATCCGCAGGTAATCCGCAAAACACAAAATTTGATTTCAGATTTTAAAGAGAAACCCTCATCTCTCCAAAAAACTGCAACTGACCCATCCGTTAGATACCCGGTGTCTCACAGATTCTTGCGctgttctatatatattttttcttctagcctctaccgttcctgagatatcggCCTTTAAGGgcacagagtttttccgctgcaaatgttggtgcagatttggggcaattacgcaacgaatctgcaccaacatttgcatatttgacaggtaattcagacgttgcagaaatcacagcggacttgccacagatttcattttttgcattgcaaaggctgaaatccgcagtgaaattccgcctcttctccgcaacagacagtgcatgctgcggagggaacattccgcaccgcagcctatggtccgcagcggagttttccgcaacgtctgaactaacttgcctaaaaatttattgaaacaactgtaaaaaacggccgctggagaattccacagcaattccgctacgtctggacgtgccctaaCTGTCAAGTGGGCAGCTACCCCTTTGCATTTGAGCAGTGTTAACCGCCCACATGatagtcaaaggcctcatttgcatatcagaCATCAAAACTTTATGGCACCGATATCTCGGGAACGGtgccagaatctgtgaggcgccggcaatctaactgagatgtccGCTGCAGTTTTTAGGACAGATGATCGGTCCTCTTTAACTTCCCCAGAGAAGTCAATAGGGAAAATCTGTAACCAATCCGTGCTCTTTCTACTACAGATCCGCATGAGTGATTTAAAAGCCTGTAGGTGTTATAGCGAAATCTGGCTGGGTATGTTTATGTTGGGTACACTTTGTAAAGTTTAATTTTCTACCCGGAGATTTAATTTGAGTAAGGTAAACATTTGCCCAATGTTCTAGACGCTGTTCTTGTAAACCGCTGCATCTCATACGTGTTGTAACTCCTGCCATTACCACTATATTTATGATAAACCTCAGTACAAATTTCCATTAAACGTATGAAGTATCTTAAATGTACAGTATGGGCATGTTCActcgtaacagaattgctgcagaaattccgctgtggaaaaaccgcaccacttcctgcgttttttactgcagaaaatggtgcggattttgctgcgtttttctcgatgctgggggatggtgacatctcctctgaaaaatgcagcaaatcagtccactttccgcagcaggaattgacatgctgcggtacaaaaaataTGCACTGCAGGTGAATTTGTGCTTGgaaattttccgcagcgtgtggatgagatttgttaaatctcacccactttgctgctactgtattctgctgcatattttccgaccgcaattccgttacgtgtggacaagcactaaatgctttattattttgtgtaaaatgtacaaattgtaACACTGAATATAACTGGATGGACTGACATGCATTAGGGTTACTAGGTCTACCAGTGTCATTATGAAGTCTGATGATCCAGCAATATGACGTGTTCTCTCTTATATGTCATTGTTTATGTTCCAGGGAGAAGAAATGGGTGACTGTTGGCGACACATCCCTGCGGATATTTAAATGGGTTCCTGTTATTGATGGAAGAGATGTGCGTATACACAAAGAAATGTTAATGAGAAAACTAACGTTAAACATATAGAAGTATATAAATGGCTTACTAAATGATACTACAGAACATATTGTGccggacaggtttttttttagctgcAAGGGGGTGATCTGCTTTTATCTATGTATGTAAACTGAAAATGaattcccttaggccccatgcacacgaccgtatttttcatccgtaattacggacccattcatttctattgggcaCTGACACCTTTTCGTATttttacggataggtgtccgtgctgaaaaaaatgatagaacctgtcctattcttgtccgtaattacggcactgactctcccatagaagcctatgcgtgcttccgtaaatacggacggctacggatttgcatccgtaaaccatccgtatttatggaagcgttgctatacAACATGTTAACATAATTTACGGATCCGTGTATGCGGATCTAATATGGATGCATAACAGACctgtatttgcggataccgttccaTATAGACGGATAAGTTACGCataactacggatccgtatttacgaacAGTAATGACGGAGAGATGaaaatacagttgtgtgcatggggcctaagagctgTTCTCGGGGTTGGAGGTTGGAGGGACCCACATGTAGCATATTTAAAAGTGAACAAATTATGACAGCTGTGCAGCCCCCCAACAGTTGTCCTCAAGAGAAAGTATACACCGTAACCATACTTGTTGTTGGCGACTCCcttgaggccctgttcacattgagggttttttttgctgcagtttttacaGCGGAAACAGtggcagaaaacggctaagattgCCTGCcattgggaggtggaggcgtttttttcccgctagtggaaaaaacgcttgtggggaaaagaagcgacatgccctatcttgacaagaacaagagaaagaggcagcactccaagttgaaaatatcaaatagtttgatttattctcccatatgtCAAGcaggacaaaggctgcattgaagagctgaaacgtttCACTACTTTGCACgtatgggagaataaatccaactattttgatattttcaactcggagtgctgcctctttctcttgTTCTTGTCTGCACACTGTGGGATCTTCAAGTCCGATTCCTGGAGGCCGTCACCCGTTTGCCCTGGAGGTTttgctgtgctgcccatacttCTAAACCTTTGGATGCCCTATCGTAAGGCGTTTTcatcctccaaaaccccattgaaatcaatgggagacagaaaaaaacGCTGCAGTGTTTCTTGTAgcattttttgacgagttttatgGCAAAAACCGCTTGCGTTTTTTTCCCTTTGtctgttgaagaaagaggtaaaaaaaaagtctaaaaaaaacgcctgtggtgcaaaaccacttaaaaaaaaccggagctgatttttcctggcagaattttctgcctgcaaaaaactcagtgtgaacagggccttgtctgttaaccccttcgggactgagccattttttttattttaaatttttcattccccgcgttccaagagccagagcttttttatttttccctcaatagagtggtgtgcgggcttgttttttgcaggaggagttgtagtttctaaagtaccatataatgtactaggaaactgaagaagttatttgcaggctgaaattggaaaaattgCGATTTCTCCATtgtcttttgggtttcgtttttacagctttcaccgtgcagtaaaaacgacaacttcactttattctgcggctcaatatgattatggtgcTACCAAATTTATgtcgtttttttattatatagagatatatatatatatatatatattttgctactttaaaaaaaataaagttttgtttcaccacattgcgagagcaataaataaaaaaattgtcatcaattgagtggtgtgagggcttattttttgcgggacgcgctatagtttttattggtaccatacaactctttgatcactttttattacattttttgcacCACTACGTTGACAAAAAAAATACCAATTGTGTTTACTTTTATACATTACTTTGGTTCCCTCTTTATCGCCTTCGATGCTGCGATAGACcagagcatttgaggggttaaacggccgggaacagcgcgatcgctgttcctgaccgttagttccggttgtcagctgtaattcacagctgacacccgcagcgtatggagcgggttcagcgcatgagcccgctccaaacatcaccccccacaccacgacgtgctattatgtcgtggtgcgtgaaggggttaatgggagttcatcaacgaaaacaaaaaactgcatgctaaaaacgcaacaaaaaggaACCATGTGAACCGACCCTTAAAGTGCATTCCTGTTAGTTATTATGGCTAAACCTTGGCAGGTGTAGGGCCAGAGAATGCTTCTCCCAAATGTACTTTTCAGCTGAGTGCACAGTATACAGCACTCCCTAAGGTCCCATTcaccattcacacgacagggatactcggccgtgtgacgtccgtttatTGGTACGGCCACAATAAGAACAATAGAcctcaaatggggctattcacatggccgattataatttttttatggcccGGTAAACCAGGCCGTCAAAAATtgtacatgccctattttgggccgttctcctgCCATAGAAGTCTAATGTGATCCAAGTGACGGCTGTGCTTTCTGCGGCTCGCTCTCTCCTGCCCATCacggtgcgaagtgcatgtgaggagattttttttgctgccacagcccccttgtagatggcaacCCCCCAACCCCGTAGATAGCGGAACTCCTCTAATCACCGGCTACAGCGTTGCCATAActatggccggagattccgctccaggagaagtcactgacgtccctatccatatatggacagtgacatcaggggcaactcctgaagtggagatTCCCGTCCAGAGTCATTCCGctcccacagggagctacagtggcgctggctacagtgggggggggggtgtgccatctacggtggtgctatctacaagggggttgtggcactacctgcagatgggggttgtggcactacctgcagatgggggttgtggcactacctgcagatgggggttgtggcactacctgcagatgggggttgtggcactacctgcagatggcagtgtgtggcactacctacagatggcagtgtgtggcactatttacagagggaagtgtgttgcattatctacagatggcagtgtgtggcaaaacatttacaaattaaattcatccatttttaaaactgatcaaaaccAGACGTTAAAAACGGAAGCGCAAAACGTCAAAAAAATACCTtccgttttggtcagtttttcttgATCAGCCAAGAGTCAGAACCTGTCGTGTGAGTAGAAACCTAACTCTGGTTCTAAGAGctctacagtcctggccaaaaggtgatcgctaccatgagtcctgtgtcatgccaacagtaaagcatcctgagaccattcatgtgtggggttgcttttcatccaagggagtgggctcacccacaattttgcctaagaacacttcatGAATAAAGAATAATATAtcaacatcctccaagagcaacttctcccaacgaccCAGGAGCAATTTAATGATGAACAACGCTTTTTCCATCATGagggagcaccatgtcacaaggcaaaagtgataacgaagtggctcggtgaacaaaatattgacattttgggtccatggccaggaatcTCAatccattgagaacctgtggccAATCCTCAAAGAGCGggtgggaaaaaacacagaaattgtgataaactccaagcactgattaggcaagaattgGTGGCCATTAGTCAGGATTTAGCCCAGAAGCTGGTACCCAGCATGCCTGGGTGAATTGTAGAAgttttgaaaaagaagggtctttgacacaaattttgtttttcacaaagtttgctgcccaCAGTCTCAACTTTTAGCCAGGACTGTATAGTGGGGACTCTAAGCTTCCAATAGTTTTGCTTAATCAACATCAATAatctcctccctcctccctcctcctgtgtggtataaatgcttactatacccctagaaaaattccttgaggggtctagtttccaaaatgggggcacttttggggtgtttccactattttgttccctccagggcgttgcaatcgcgacatgtcactaaaaaccaatccagcaaaatctgcgctccaaaatccaaatggcgctccctcccttctgagcactaccgtgggtccaaacagcagtttattaccacatatggggtatttccgtaatcgggataagatgctttacaaatgttggggtgaattttcttctttattccttgtaaatattaaaaatgtctgttatttaagaaaaaaaagtagattttcattttcacagactaactccaataaatatagcaaaatacctgtggggtcaaagtgctaactatacccctagataaattccttgaggggtctagtttccaaaatggggtcacttttggggagtttccactgttttggcaccacaagacctcttcaaactcgacatggtgcctaaaatataatctaaaaataagccggccccaaaatccactaggggctcctttgcttctaaggccagtgtttcagtccattaccgcactagggccacatgtgggatattcctaaaaactgcaggacctgggcaataaatattgacttgtatttctctggtaaaaccttctgtgttacacaattttttttattacaaatgaattttggcaaaaaaaggagaaatttgtaaatttcccctctactttgctttatttcctgtgaaacgcctaaagggttaaaatactttctgaatgctgttttgaatactttgaggggtgcagtttttaaaatgggataatttattggggtattataatatataaggccctcaaaaccacttcagaactgaactggcccctgtaaaaatagccttttgaaattttcttgaaaatttgagaaattgctgctaaagttctaagccttgtaacgtcctagaaaaataaaaggatgttcaaaaaacgatgcaaatataaagtacacatatgggaaatggtaactagtgactattttgtgtggtattactatcggttttacaagcagatacatttagaaaaatgcaaatttttgcaaattttctcgaaattttggtgtttttcacgaataaattattgaatttatcgaccaaatttttccactatcataaagtacaatatgtcacgagaaaacaatctcagaatcactgggataggtaaaagcattccggagttattaccacataaagtgacacatgtcagatttgaaaaaatcagctgtgccacaaggccaaaacaggctgcgtcctaaaggggttaagaaactaattagcataaatctaaaattgctcataacttgctcaaaaatgatcgtttttcaaaaaccactgctgtcctctacattacagcgccgatcagactatgtaggagatagggcagttataatctggtgacagagcctctttaaagccaaaTTATTTTCTTTCCCACAAATGTAGTATAATTTTATGTAATAACGGTTTCATTATATCTCACTGGTATGTTAACATGTGCTATGTATGGCTTgaattacaggcccaaagcctgaggttGCACTACTGGAAGATTCTGATGACAATTTTGTTAGGTGCATCTATGCCCCTTATATCCACACATAACTGACACTATTCAATTCTAGGAAGTAGATATTGTTCTGTTTGGTGTTTTGGAATCAATGGCAACACTCCATCTAAAAAGGAATCAAAAGTTTTCATCAGAATCTTTGTGTCTAACTTATTTTATGAATGGCACACTGCGCAGACTTATTCTTAACATTttgtcttagggcatgaccacacatggcggaattcctccgcaactgtccgcatcaatgccgcacagaatctgcgttgcagattctgcagcggatctgcacaaaatgtgcagaaaattgatgcggactggccgctgcggactgcaggaaaagtgcttctcttctccctattcagtgcaggatagagagaagggacagcactttccctagtgaaagtcaaagaaattcatacttaccgcccgttgtcttggtgacgcgtccctctttcggcatccggcccgacctccctggatgaagctccagtccatgtgaccgctgcagcctgtgcttggcctgtgattggctgcagccgtcacttacactgaaacgtcatcctgggaggccggactggagacagacgcagggagttctcggtaagtatgaacttatatttttttttacatatacatgtatattgagatcggtagtcactgtcccgggtgcagaaacagttactgccgatcgcgtaactctttcagcaccctggacagtgactatttacagacgtctcctagcaacgctcccgtcattacgggagccccattgacttcctcagtctggctgtagacctagaaatacataggtccagccagaatgaagaaatgtcatggtagtaaaaacaatacgctccgcagcacacataagatctgcggacttcattgcggaattttgactctccattgaagtcaatggagaaattccgccatgagtccgcaaccagtccgccactgctccgcaacagacagagcatgctgcggacaccaaattccgctccgcagcctatgctccgcagcggaattgtacgcatcgtgtaaacgaacactgctaaattaaagtgaaagtcaatggagaaacggctccgctgcggattaacgctgcggagtgtccgcagcggaatttaagtgaaattccgccatgtgtgaacccgccctaagtgtGTATCTTTGCAGTGTTCCGTTTTGAGGTAAACCAGGTAATATTTTACAGAGATGTATTATGTGCAGAATCTCCCCTGCTAAGTGCAGAAGCGATCTCCAGCTGCAGAGTGGGAAACCTGGGTTGCCAAATTTTCCACAGCGAGGGAACAGGCTGCatacttttaggccccatgcacacgaccgcaaaaaacctcagtttttgcggaccgcaactgcggtccgcaaaaacggagccattcactttcattgaacactgacacctttccgtagcactacggaagggtgtcagtgccgtctaaatgttccgggaattatggaacatgtccgttctttcgcattttgcgggccgtgctcccatactttgtatgggagcacggcccgaaaatgcggctgtcagtcagcggccggccgtgcccgcaatcgcgggccgtgattgcgggcacggtcgtgtgcatggggccttaggctgtaaACAGGTCTGTAGATTGCCAATGTGCTCCAGGGGAGACTAGGGAATTTAATTCCTCCACTATTTCGGTGCTGTAACTTTGGGGGGTGTATTAGATAGATCATTTTCAGAAATGATCTATCTAATCTTACTTATGTGCAGTATGCCACAATAGATAATGTAATCCTGTATTTCTTATCAGAAGGAGAAAGTTAAAGGAAATGCCACTCTGGAAAACTCTTCATCCACTGCCAACTCCTCTCTTCTGCTGGAATTTCAGGGTAAGGTATATGTACTAATAGATAAAATCTCCTTCCCATATATAACCAAACAAGAAAATTGAAAAGCCTAAACACGGGGCCTGGAGCTGTGTTTTATTATTGTGCACACAAATGACTATTTCATAAGGGTCATTGGCATGTACAGTAATGAGACATCTTGGGTATCAATTTGGCTTTGTTTTCCATGGAAACCAAAAGTCCATGTTTCATTTGTCGAGTGCAATTCAGAAGATGAAAGCTGACCTGTGGTTGTTTGCTATGGGGAACAATAAGCAGATGACCTAAAGTTTCCCCATGCTGGGACCCCtatcgatcagctgtaatctgtggggaaacctgtcaataagtgttacatttccctgcagcgccaccaaagAGGAAATTAAGCAATACACAGTGCACATTCATATCATAGgagtgtctgtgtaatgcaggacaggtcaggTCCTAAAGAGCGAGCGAGCGATACTCTTtttaactgctctccactctggacaAAAAATAATAGACGACCTTTCCCTATTATCTCAGGATTCTTTAACAGCGTATATgaaacttgttttttttaaaccccttcaggctagggctacacggtaACTTTGGCCATGACATGGGGTCACGTGGCCGAAGATTGCTGTGTTGCCTTGCCTGTGTCGCATGTAATGAAAGTCAACGTGGACGTGTTGTGACTCGAGGGTTGCCTCGGCCACGaccgtagcaaaaaaaaaaaaatccagcagtTTCAGATTTTTCATGACTGTAGTGTTGCGATCGCGGCAACCTGagggtcgcaacgcggccacatGAAGTTTACCTGCGATGCAGGCAGGCCGACACCGTAATCTTTGGCCGTGCGACTGGTGTcgggccaaagtcgccgtgtagccctagccttaatgTCTTGGTATGAGACATGTGAGAAGATGTTATCAGTGAAGGTTCTTAGCTATTCTGCCACACGCCACAGTCCCTCCATTTCACCATTCAGTTGGGGTCCTCGCTCATGAAAGCCCACTGATAACTCCTGACTTGTGTTATTGAAGATATTTAAAtgtgtatattttcttttttttttttttttcctttcagaaTGTGTTTTTCATTCACGATGTTGACTAAGATCCATCTTTACTGCATGCAAACTACATGCAACGCCTCATCTTACTCAAATGTCATCATTAGTCGGGCTCTTCCATTGTTTTGGGTGTTCAATTGACTGACCTTTTTAACATTCTATTCATGAAGCTGTTTATTTCCTTTATAGATGAGACCAGTAACCAAAGCTCCTTGTCAGATGCATACCAACCAAAGGTGGAAAGCAGTACCTCCAGCCCAAGTCCCACACATAGCGAGTCCCCTAGTCCAGTGCACACCGCTGACTCCCAACCGCCAACACTGGGACAGGAGAGTCTGGATGGTAAGGACACATGACTTCAGACCCTTGGCCAGGAAATGAGAAGAAGCCTCTGAATTACATTGAATTACTATACTCTCACCAGAGATGGGCGCTGTTTCTAAgaagatgttttttgtttttttttgtatgttataCACACAACCGCAGTACAAATGCAAATATAATTGTATTTAACTAAACATGTCATTATATGGAGCACATTGATATTGGGAAATTCCTATAAATATGCTACATGTGTATTTGAAGAACGTGGGAAAGCCTCTATTTTGGTCACTTTACAACTTGTCTATGTATTATTTGGATGGTCattgtaccatttttttttttgtaaactttttaaaGCACATGGAGTGTATAGAAGAGCTCTCACATTATCAGGCAGTTAAAACTATTTTAGTTTAGTTGATGTTAATTGCCAAATGTAAACCGTATAATAAAAAAAGCATTTGTTTTGCTGTGTTACATTTTTCACAGTCTTCCCAAAGTACAGCACTTTGTAAGGCAAATGTGATTATGGCCACTGCCGGCCACGGACAGTCATCTGCATTTGCGGGACGTGCTCCCGTGTGGGAGCGTGGTccgtaaaagcaaaaaataggacgtgctatcttttgcagagcctttctGCGGCACGGAGGCCTTCCATAATTATACGGGAAGGTGTTTGtgatccatagaagtgaatgggtccataattacggactaattctacggtcgtttgcatggggcctaagccagGGTCGGAACACATCTACTCTTCAGATAAATAGCAATTCAGATGTAGACTTTTTAAATGCAATAATGCACACGTGTTATGGAAACATttgcaaattaaatgcaaaacatCCCAACAACTGCAAGCAAGTAATTTGGTATGCCAGTTATGTGATTCTCAACAATAGAGCCCAACTATGAATAAACGAGGCCTTGAGGGGTTATTCCACTAAAACAACTTATCACCTACCCCACAGGTTCGGTTATAAGTGTTTGATTGCTGGGTGcctcaccgctgggacccccaccgatccggaGAATGGGAGTACTGAGTCCCCTGTTTGAACGCGGTGGCGGTCGTGCATTCGGGCTGCtgttccatttattttttttatgggaatGTTGGAGATACAGAAGATTCTctggatctgtgggggtctcagccgtgggacccccagtgatcaaacacttatcaactatcctgtgcataggtgataagttgttttGGTAGAATAACCCCTTGAAGGCTGGAATCAtacatgcagtttttgagccaaagtcagaagtggatccaacgGAAAGAAAAATTATT contains:
- the BCL7B gene encoding B-cell CLL/lymphoma 7 protein family member B isoform X2, whose translation is MQIRGQYGLDIICMEKKWVTVGDTSLRIFKWVPVIDGRDKEKVKGNATLENSSSTANSSLLLEFQDETSNQSSLSDAYQPKVESSTSSPSPTHSESPSPVHTADSQPPTLGQESLDESSVPAAEVADEPPTLTKEEPALSATQAEDPEESGAPPLKRVCPDVPSHLATALKS
- the BCL7B gene encoding B-cell CLL/lymphoma 7 protein family member B isoform X1, with product MSGRSVRAETRSRAKDDFKKVMAAIEKVRRWEKKWVTVGDTSLRIFKWVPVIDGRDKEKVKGNATLENSSSTANSSLLLEFQDETSNQSSLSDAYQPKVESSTSSPSPTHSESPSPVHTADSQPPTLGQESLDESSVPAAEVADEPPTLTKEEPALSATQAEDPEESGAPPLKRVCPDVPSHLATALKS